One Setaria italica strain Yugu1 chromosome II, Setaria_italica_v2.0, whole genome shotgun sequence DNA segment encodes these proteins:
- the LOC101764668 gene encoding uncharacterized protein LOC101764668, whose translation MAACVNMYNPEHHQHQPAPFMAPRMSFSSDFAVEPPPPAAARGGAAPGDTDFEFSVGSHPMMAADQLFSKGRLLPLREAPHGGAGGGRPVTLRDELRADERHGRVPRAPNIRWKELLGLKKAPKKQAAADAGTSTDAQTDLGGQQGGTRD comes from the exons ATGGCCGCATGTGTTAACATGTACAACCCGGagcaccaccagcaccagccGGCGCCCTTCATGGCACCGCGGATGTCCTTCTCCAGCGACTTCGCGGTggagccgccgcccccggccgcggCCCGCGGGGGCGCGGCTCCCGGGGACACGGACTTCGAGTTCTCCGTCGGCAGCCACCCGATGATGGCCGCCGACCAGCTCTTCTCCAAGGGCCGCCTCCTGCCGCTCCGGGAGGCCCCgcacggtggcgccggcggcggccggcccgtGACGCTGCGCGACGAGCTGCGCGCCGACGAGCGCCACGGCCGCGTGCCCCGCGCGCCCAACATCCGGTGGAAGGAGCTGCTCGGGCTCAAGAAGGCGCCCAAGAagcaggccgccgccgacgccggcacGTCCACCGACGCCCAAACG GATCTTGGAGGCCAGCAGGGAGGCACGAGAGACTGA